The Ichthyobacterium seriolicida sequence TCGATAATACTAGCTCTTCTAAGTAAAATACTTTATTGATTTAATAATTAAATCTTTCCCCTTTTCAAAAATGCCTTAAGCTATCTGCTATGGTATTTTTTTTATGAGAAATACCTCAAAAAAATGAGTTTTTTAAAAAATGTCTTTACAAAGGATAAGAAACAAACCTTAGACAAAGGCTTACAGAAATCTAAGACTCATATACTAAAACAGCTAGCCAGGGCTGTTTTGGGTAAAAGCACGATAGACTCCGATGTTTTAGACAACCTAGAAGAGGCCCTTATATCTTCAGATGTGGGAGTGGAGACCACTCTAAAAATAATAGATAATATAGAGAAAAGGGTGTCTGTAGATAAGTACTCAGGCACAGATGAGCTGAATGCTATCTTGAAAGATGAGATAGGTAAATTCTTAGTAGAAGATTCCTTAAGTGAAAATATAGAATCTCCGCATGTGATTATGGTAGTCGGTGTTAATGGAGTAGGGAAGACCACCACCATAGGTAAGATTGCTCACAAATTTAAAAAGAATGATAAAAGAGTAATCTTAGGAGCTGTAGATACTTTCAGGGCTGCTGCCATAGAGCAGCTTACTATATGGAGTGAAAGGACTGGCAGCGATATTGTAAAACAAAAAATGGGTTCGGATCCTGCTGCTGTGGCTTATGATACTTTGCAATCTGTTGTTTCTAAAAAGGCCGATGTAGTTATTATTGATACTGCTGGTAGACTTCACAATAAAGTTAATTTGATGAATGAACTCGCTAAGATAAAAAGCGTAATAAAAAAAGTCATTCCCAATGCTCCTCATGAAATATTGTTAGTTTTAGATGGTTCTACAGGCCAAAATGCAGTGGAACAAGCCAGAGAATTTACCAAAGTCATAGATATAAACTCTATCGCTATAACAAAGTTAGATGGCACGGTCAAAGGCGGAGTTTTAATAGGAATATCTGATGAATTCAAAATACCTATAAAATACATAGGTGTGGGTGAAGGGATTGAAGATTTGCAATTATTCGATAAAAAAGAATTTATAGATTCTCTTCTTTAAAATGTCTATTCTCAGACTTGTTATAAATCATTAGATCTTATATCAATTCTTAATTGATCTCTATAACAATTTTATCTCTGTGATAAAAGGTATTTTTCAACTCTACTATGAAGTATATTAAAGCGAAAAAATACTTAGGGCAACATTTTTTAAAAGACGATACTATCGCTGAAAAAATAGTAAACTCTATGTCTTTCTGCAATTACAAAAAAGTTATAGAGGTAGGAGCAGGCATGGGTGTTATGACAAAATATCTCTTGCAAAGAGATGTGAATCTATACGTTATTGAATTAGATGTAGAGTCGGTTGAATATTTAACAGAAAAATATGAATCTTTAGTTGCTAATATTTTTAATGAAGACTTTCTAAAGTTCAATCTAAACGATATTTCCAAAGGAGAAGATTTTGGTCTAATCGGTAATTATCCATACAATATATCCTCGCAAATACTATTTAAATTATTAGAGTATAAGTCTCAAATCCCAGAGATGTGTGGAATGTTTCAAAAAGAAGTCGCAGATAGAGTTGTGTCAAAACACGGGAACAAAACCTATGGCATATTGTCTGTTCTGATACAGGCTTTTTATCATGTAGAGTATTTATTTACTGTGGAGCCCGATTCCTTTTATCCTATTCCAAAGGTTAGGTCAGCGGTGATTAGATTAAAAAGAAAAGAGAATAATAAAATAAACTGCAATGAAAAACTATTGTTCAAAGTAGTTAAAATGA is a genomic window containing:
- the ftsY gene encoding signal recognition particle-docking protein FtsY; protein product: MSFLKNVFTKDKKQTLDKGLQKSKTHILKQLARAVLGKSTIDSDVLDNLEEALISSDVGVETTLKIIDNIEKRVSVDKYSGTDELNAILKDEIGKFLVEDSLSENIESPHVIMVVGVNGVGKTTTIGKIAHKFKKNDKRVILGAVDTFRAAAIEQLTIWSERTGSDIVKQKMGSDPAAVAYDTLQSVVSKKADVVIIDTAGRLHNKVNLMNELAKIKSVIKKVIPNAPHEILLVLDGSTGQNAVEQAREFTKVIDINSIAITKLDGTVKGGVLIGISDEFKIPIKYIGVGEGIEDLQLFDKKEFIDSLL
- the rsmA gene encoding 16S rRNA (adenine(1518)-N(6)/adenine(1519)-N(6))-dimethyltransferase RsmA, which gives rise to MKYIKAKKYLGQHFLKDDTIAEKIVNSMSFCNYKKVIEVGAGMGVMTKYLLQRDVNLYVIELDVESVEYLTEKYESLVANIFNEDFLKFNLNDISKGEDFGLIGNYPYNISSQILFKLLEYKSQIPEMCGMFQKEVADRVVSKHGNKTYGILSVLIQAFYHVEYLFTVEPDSFYPIPKVRSAVIRLKRKENNKINCNEKLLFKVVKMSFNHRRKKLKNNLKPLFLSDALQTCIFADKRCEQLSVEDFITLTKIVEEDNPTILDSN